CTTCTGTCCTTGGTGTTGTCACGTAGCATGCAGTCCCACCGCTTGTTCTCACGCTGCACGACTTGTGCGCTTTCTCACAAGCCTGGACCCAGGTGTTCAGGGGCCAGCGCTGGGTCGGGGTCTCCCCCCCTGCTGTGTCTTGTCACCACAGCAGGGAGAAGCCTAAGGGGACACCTGGAGCAAGGGGATCAACTCACAGTCAGGTCTTCAGCCACCACAGTTTCCAGCTTGGTATAGTGACATATTAAACTGAAAATGGTTTGATGTCATATGCTGGTCCAAGCACAGGAGCCGATCTGCTGGGAGTTGAGCTGTCCATGGAGGACATTTCCTGGAAATGAAAACTATCCAGTTTGTTTCCCACCACACGCTGGTGGCCCAACATGCCAAAAGTCTAATGACCCAAATTGTTGAAACATATACAATAAATACTGTGCTCTGAAAAAGAGATAATATTGCCTTTTCTGTCCTCTATGGAACAATTCTCCATTCAGTGTTTAAAAAGATCAAATACAGCCCCAGTCAGTACTGAGGGAATGACATGATGCCAATTTGACCAGACTTCCCTGTTTAGAAAGTTGTGATCTTATAAAATCTGGCATCTAGGAGAAGGGGAAATTACCTTCATTCTTCCTGGAAGCACACTGCATTGTTGTGCTGTGTTGGCAAAAATACAACTCACAAAGAGTGGATTATAGTATTATAGAACTTTGTTTCAGATACAGGACAAAATCATTGTCTCCCCAAGCAATATTGACACAGATTTACAAACTTTTATTCCTGTTCTTCTGCTACAGGCCTGTGTAGAGTCTTCCCATCTATTTATTGGAACCTATGCTGGCATTATTTCTTAACTTCAAAAATCCTATTGTATCATCTCATTGATGATACATAAGGGTtgtatttcttttgtatttctgctcAGACCCAGCAAGGAAGACAGATTAGCCTAACtcctaatgtatttttaatcatGTTCAGAATTATAACAGAATCAGAGAACACCAGGCTGGAAGAAACCTCAAGtatcatctggtccaacttttcttggcaaaagcacggtctagacaagatggtccaacaccctgtccagctgagtcTTAAAATTGTCTGATGTTGGGCAATCCAGAACTTCCTTCCAGAGATTATTCCACCTGAGagatttttccatcttctttgcaGCCACCCTCTAAATACCAGAAcatggtgatgaggtctcccctaaacttccttttctcaaggctgaacaagcccagttccctcagtctttcctcatggCAGCTTCCCActcctttgatcatctttgtggcctttCTATGCACCCTCTCCTGCTCATCCACATCTCTTTTGTATAgcagggaccaaaactgaacacagtattccaggtgtacCCATAACGGCAGAAGCATCCcttccaaaacaaaccagaacgACCAGATTTGGAGACCAGTTCATCTTCTTGGACTGGGGATTTGAGAGCTGATTGATCACTGACGAACTGTCTGCATTTCAAGTGGGAGTGCTGATGAAATGGGGTAAAGCTGAAGTAACTGAATTTGGTGGTTTGGGAGAGGGACTGCAGCTCCTGTGACCAGCATGAATCCCACCAGCTGCACAGTAGCTCTGTTAAGTGCACCATTAATATGCTGCATATAAACCTACAGAGTATTACATACATTGCACAGTGGTGCTACTGTTCAGCAAAAACTATATCTGCTCCAGTCTTACCAAGATAAAACAAGATCCTGACATTGTGCAAATTTATTGgattgtgtgtgtatatgcatatgTGTCTACCTATACACAGGGCTGTCAGCACAAGAACCGTTAATCTGTCTCTCTTTAGCATCAAGGCTGGTGAGTCAGATAATAAGGTTTTCTTGTGCTGTACCTGCATAGCTTGTATGCATTCCTCTTCAAAACAGATGGTTCAAATCAGCACCAGACAAGTGATAAGCCAGCCCTGGGTATGGAAGAATAGCAAATTACCAGGTGTCACAGAGGCAGTACAAAATTCAATTTAGGCGGGCGAAAAGCTCAAAATAGtctttattctaaccagaactgcttagcagaaaaccaactacaaatggggtttatccgaaattattcagcactccaAAAAGTTTATAAAACACAGGTTCAAATACCAGCTCAGAGTTCAATTACTACACAACCAACTCAAACTCAAGGAGATCACATCCCAAAACTCCAGCgtgatgattcaaaatgcacATCTTCCCGGTCTGTGTTGAAGTGAGGACTTTCAAGGCTACCCAGAATTCTTACCAGGTCGGAAAGGTGTCTCAGTCCCCAGGGGATGTTCCTTAGATGGGCAGTCTGAGGAGAGTCTTCAACTGCAGTCCAATGGCTCCAAGGAAGACCAACTCAATAGGGATCTCCAGTGGTCTCCATTTATACCCTAActgaatctgagctgtggtcatttatggtaatggtccagaaacttctctcaatCAAGGTATTCCATTGATCAAAGACCATGTCTGTCCATAGCGGTCCACTGGCCTAGAAGTTTCCATTGCTTTTGGAGAAAGAGGAAGGTGGAAGTGCATCTGTCACaccagggaaggaaaggaactTTTAAGCTTCTTGTTATGTTAATAAACAGGAAGCACTTAAATGATGCAGAAAACAGCCTTTTGAATTTCAGTTTATAAATGCTGGTTGATGGGATGAGAATCACACTTCTGTTCTTGGCGAACTCACAGTTTTCTTGATGCTACATTCCTGACTAAACATCTGAGATGTAACAGCTGATCTTATTTGTAAAGTTAACCATTGGattattattaaattatgtTATTGCCTTGTGCCTTTGTTAGAATGATATTTTATCATAAACATGGTAGTTTAAGGAAATGGACACTCAAATCTATCTTTGTCACAACTTGACACAGAAAAATACCCTGCATCTGTGGCTACCCAAGGGGTGATACATTCAAACGCATCCAGGGCCTCTGCCTACTGCCAAGGAGGAATGAGGTTCTGCTATTTATATGAGCCCCAGCGGTTCCTTAACAATAAAAAAGGTAAATGCTTGATGTTTTGAGGAATGTATTAAGCTTAGATTTCTTAGAGAAGTGACTAGTACAGATGAGATTTGCATGCACTGCTAAACTTGTCGAATATCTTATTTTACTATAAGCTACTTCTAAAAAATCTACTTGCTTGCGGAGGTACATTTATATTGTTCCTCtaatgggaaaagaaagtgTGGGCCTCTGACAAAGTCTGCTCACTCTGTTCAAGTTAGTCTCTCTCCATCCTTCTGGGAGAGTCCTAATCCCACATTCATGAAGACAAAATTAGTGCTGAAACACTGCAAAGTATTACCAAAAGTAAGTTTAAGCTAGTGCAGATTAAGCCACTTTAAACTGTTACGcaagtttaaaaaattactgcttttgtgttttatgtGTTTATCAGAAATGGCTCATTTGTGAGATATCAAAGCTCTTGGCAGTTTTTCACATTGCAATCAATACTCTTGCAgagtctagaaaaaaaaaaagttggccTCATTGGTGGTGAAATCTATAATCAAAGGATAAAAATTATCAGGAACCTTTAATATCCAGTGAAGGCAAAAGTGAAGGAATTGACCATTTGATGATCTGTATATGTTAACTCTAGCTGCTTAATCTCATTTCTGGACTCATGCTCCAATAGCTTGTATGTAGTTGTCATTAAAGTCATCATGCTGCTTTTTATGGTACAGAATATATACATTATTCATGGTTTAGCAGGTGTTTTTCACTCATGTTTTGGTGTCATCTTCTCCCCCACTCCAAGTCTTACAGTATCAAGAAAACTTTCTCACTGCAACATCACTGTTCAAGCTTCTGTTTACCACCACAGTGTCTTCAGATGGAGCTATTTCTTGATCTTGCCATGTTAGGAGACAGAATGAGAAACCAAGGTAAGATCAGTGTAACTCttcaactttttctttcttttatttttttttttaatcagtaagcataataatacatttttgtaACTCAAAATGTCAATACTAGCTATCCTTTTGCCTaactaaaaaaccccacatatgATGCATGCATATAGCTGGTACATAAATATGCTTCTAGTCACATAAACAAGATTTAAGCTCTCCTGTTATCTTTGAAACACACTAAGAACATCTTTAAAACTTATTTAACTGAAAGAATTAAGCAACTACCTGTCTTGACAGAAGTGAGGCATATGTGATGCTTTATAAATAAGTAAGTCAGGGTCCTCGtatcacagtattttaaatgctttttcataCTGCATGGATTTCAGGTATCCATGTATGTTGAATTTCACCTTGTTGTTGCCCTGTCTTTCGGTCTCATAAAATCCAGGTACAGTTCTTCTGACAGCTCACTGTCTTACCAGCATTATCAGCAAAGTTTCTAGTTTCACTCTTCACCCCCTTTTTTCACAGGGCTACATTTAAGAATGTACCAGGTAGCCCAGGTCCCAGCACTAATCTCTGCAGAAATGTATTGGTGACTGCTCTCCATTGCACAGGTTAACTATTAACTTGTACTCCCCTTCACCATTTATCAGACTTTACTGCTAAATCAATCTTTTAGGCTTAATGCTTCTTTTAAGGCTTAAGgtttcttttaaaagcctttaGGGGACTTGGTGAGAAGCCTTCTGGAAATCCTGTAGACTAGATTAACTAGATCTTCTTTGTTTACTGATCCCTTTAAAGCAATATCAACAGActcaaaaagttttaaaaagcctttcccacataaagtaaacaaaaccaaagtttGCATTGCACTTAAAATATGTGTGTAATATGAGGCAATGCAGTAGCAGGTGGTTACCATGGATGATATGTAATCCAAAAATCACTGTTCAGGAGGCTGGGTCACCTATGTTGGATTAATTACTTCTAATAAAAGGCTTTATGTATTAGTAAAGCTTCAGCCTTTGGACTAATTAATTTTGCGTGCTATGTAATAATAACTCTACCTAATAAATACAGAGTTAAGGGACAGTAAGGATTTCTTATTCTGTGGAGGCAATCTGTAAATATATTATGGTAATGTGATAAACACTTCAAATATATGTAAACTGTTTTTGGCGTTCCACATAATGCAAATATATACACAAGCACTTAACTAAATGTATGAATTATGTATTTTCCAGTACCTTCCATTCTATGTGCTTTGTGATCTATCCCATATGAGGCTGGTGATTGTTTTTCTCAGCTCAGATCCCTTTTATCCCAGATGTTGGGAAGCTAACACTGGAATTACAGTTTTGAAGGTAAACTTGATATGTACTTTCTTTAAGAAcaccttctttcttaataaattaaggaaaataatcCTTTCACACATGTTTAGTGTACGTCTGTAATGTGACATTTTCCCTTACAGCCTTGTAATTTTATATCTTGGCTCTTAAAACTTTCCTCAGTTCAAATCTACTTAGAATTACAATGGCAGTAACAACATTTTAATTACCATCTTGTTTTTAACCCTTGTTTAGCTTGTCTTCCATTGCATCAAATTTTAGTTCTCTGACCTAGGCATAGGTCTGTTTGTCCTGTGCATGGTCTGAATAAAATCTTTGGTGTAGCAAACGAAAAGATTTAAGTGAGAATaaaattgaaaggaaagagTGTGATGTGCTTTGCCCATTGTTTATCATGAAGGAAAACTTTAATCTGGAACTGTGACAGAACATTCTGTATTTACATGTAGTGCTAGTGAGAGGTGTAATAAAGAAGCTACAGCGAGAATTTATTCCTCTTTCATTTGAAGCAGGTGTATGCTTATGTaacttcaaaaacattttcGCAAGTgcttcttcagaaaacagaatcgctgatttttattttgtggaatTTTTGCCTATCAAACTACTTAGAGTACAACTTTGTTTAGAATTAAGTTTTTTATAAAACTACAGGTACTGAAGTGCCTCTGTATTAGATGTtagaatgctgaaaaaaatactattttttctaGTTGAGAGACTGTAGTGCTCGACTTATAGACTATACTGTGACTCTGGTGAGCCTTCTGAATCACAAGGATCATTTGTACCAGTAAAAGCCTGAGATACATTTCTGTTATCTTGGTATCTCTGAAATTGAAGAAGAGGCTGTATTATGACGGTCTTTTCTAATAAAGGATCATGATCACAGTTAACTGAAATAAGACTAACATTTCTTAGCCAGGAGAAAGAGTCATCAGGGCATCCAACGATGGATTTCATATTTGTCACTGTACAATTGCCATCTAGTAAGATTAAGGCTATGTTGCCCAAAAACCACCCTGCTCCCCAACAGATGTATTAAACACAATTTTCATTGCTAgtcatgaagaaagaaaagtatcCCAGACTGGCTTGTTCCTTTGCAGTCTCTCTAGTTTAAGCTAAAATGTTTATAACTTTGCAAATTAATTGTAGGCTTCCTTATACCATTAATTGTGTCCACAGCACCTATTTAAATACTGGCAAATTTTTTGTATCTGCATTAATAAGTTGGGTGTGTACCATCTCACGCTTTAGCTAAGAGGAACTTCCACATATTCTGTGGGTTCTCATATAAGTTATGTAATGTCGAGTTCTGGGCACAAATACTTAGAATGGAATGACGTGCAGAGCCATAAAATGCAACACCGATGGTAGCGATGTgtgaaaataatgcaaatggCTTGGATTAATGGTGGTGAATAGAGGTAATTACTGCCGGAAAGCTTGAAAGCTGTTGAGCATCAGTGGAGAGATTTGTGCAGTGTGGGGGCAGTCCTTTATAGTGAAGCTTCTGTGCTGAGAGAgatggaaactttttttttccgtGGTAACATATCATTGGTGTGAtaattttcacagtatcacagtatgtttgggattggaagggacctcaaaagatcgtctagtccaatccccctgctggagcaggaacgcctaagtgaggtcgcacaggaacatgtccaggcgggttttgaatgtctccagagaaggagactccacaacccccctgggcagcctgttccagtgtctgtcaccctcagtgagaagaagttttttctcaaatttaagcggaacctcttgtgttccagcttgatcccattgccccttgtcctatcattgtttgtcactgagaagagcctggctccatcctcatggcactcaccctttatatatttatgaacattaatgaggtccccccttagtctcctcttctccaaactaaagagacccagctccctcagcctgtcttcataagggaggtgctccacgcCCTtgatcatcttcgttgccctatgctggaccctctccagcagttccctgtccttcctgaactgaggggcccagaactggacacaatatttcagatgtggtctcaccagggcagagtagaggggaaaggaggacctctctcgatctactaaccaccccccttctaatacaccccaggatgccattggccttcctggccacaagggcacagtgctggctcatggtcatcctgttgtccaccaggacccccaggtccctttcccctacactgctctctgatatgtaatttcccaacctatactggaacctggggttgttcgtgcccagatgcaggactctacactttcccttgttaaatttcatcaggttattccccgcccaactctccagcctgtacGTTTTTTTACGGGTTAAAGTTTGAAACACTTACTGATAAAGATCCTGGCATCTCAGAATTATTTGTTAGTTACGATGGGGACCATGGTGGTGTGAATGCTAACCACTAACTCACCGGAATACATTAATATGCTACAAAGACCTTTGCTAAGAGGGCATAGTCTGCACAGAATTACTCCTTCCGCTATGTAGGTTGGCTAGAAGGCCAAGACAAGTTTCCTCAGCTACCCCTTAGCTTTGCAGGATCAGACCTGAGCTGAATACTAAATCACAAGCTATGCCCTGCCCATTGTGAGCCATGAGAGTTACCCATATTTAtgaaaaaaggcaacaagaaattaAAACTAATATGACTTAGGAAAATACCGGAGGTAGGTAGTGTCACAGGTTTTATAtctaacacatttttatttactttacatTCATACAGCATGTTTCTGGAGTCTAAATTTCATAAGTTGTCAGCATTTGAaggttttattaaaatttaCACCTTAAAAAAACTTGCTATTTGGAATTTTGAAccttcagaaagaagtagttcaTATGTACAAAGTTTAATATCCCATATTGGCGATGTGAATAAAACTCCTACTGCATTAATCGTGTTTCGCACTCTGCCACAGATACTTTATGTGAACAcaatatacaaatataaatgcaatattttaaaatataaattaaaatttttaaaatataatttcagtaCACGTTGTGCGACAGATTATATTGGATGCCATTTTTGGAAACAATTCCATAGCTTACCAGGGGAAAAATATAATAAGCAGAGATACTCGCGCCCTTTGCATTCTGTAGAAGTTAATGGTGCAGCGTGCTGGTTTTCTCCTTAAGCCGCAGTTGTGCTGTGGGAAGGGATAATCCCGTCTGATAACTGACACAAGGTaagtgtttttccttcctccgAACGGGCTGCTCAGCACTTCGAAGTTTCGCTGTGCCCGGGGTGCTCCCGGGTCAGTCCCTCTCATGAGTCACACACCGATACTGCGGGCCCCCggcgctccgctccgctccgctccgctccgccccgccccgcccggcgcCGCCCCGGCCGCCCCACAGCAGCGCTGCCCCGGGCGGAGAGCCGCCGCTCCCGCCACGCCGTCCGGCCGCGCCCGCCGGGGTTCCGCCGGCCGGAAGCTCCCGCCTCCGCGGGCGAAGGCCGCTCGGCCGCCGCAGGTGAGGccgccggggcggggcggggcggcgcaGGTGGGGAGCGGGGCAGCCGCGGAGCACGTTCCCGGGACGGGCTCCCCGCGCGCTCTCCGGCGGGATCGCCCCTTTTGCTCCGCCGGGCGCCCTTCGGACTCTGCGGCCGCTCCTGCCGTCGGGTGGATGAGAGCCGGCCGAGCGGCGCCGGGCAGCGCCTGAGGCCGGGCCGAGCGCCAGCCATGTCGAGGAGCGCCGGCTCGGAGGGCGGGCAGCCCGGCCGGTCCCTGCCGCCCCGCGGGGCCGGCCCTGGCTCGCCGCTCCCGCGGGACGCGGagcccggcgccgccgccccctTGCCGCCGCCCCCGCTCCCGCTGCAGCCGCCTTTCGGGCCCGACGCCTGCCCCGGGcagggcagccccggcccgAGCGGGCCGGCCGAGCTCAAGCCGGTGCGGCGGTTCATCCCGGACTCCTGGAAGAACTTCTTCAAGGGGAGGCGCAACCACGGCTCCAGCTGGGACAGCACGGCCTCCGACATCAGGTACATCTCGGACGGGGTAGAATGCTCGCCGCCGGCCTCCCCGGCCCCCCTGCAGCCGAAGCCCAGGTCGGTGCCCGGCTCCTACAAGGACCCGTACGGAGGATCGGGCGGGAGCTACAACTCGCGGAAGGAGGCCGAAGCCATGCTGTCCGGGGACCCCTTCAGCTCGCTGGAGCACCGCGCTGCCACCGGGCAGACGTACAGTGAGCGGGTGGAAGCCTACAACCAGCGGTACGCCTACATGAAGTCCTGGGCCGGCCTGCTCAGGCTCCTCGGTGTggcggagctgctgctgggcgcCGCCGTCTTCGCCTGCGTCACGGCCTACGTGCACAAGGATAACGAGTGGTACAACATGTTCGGCTACTCGCAGCCCTACGGCTACGGGCCCAGCAGCACCTATGGAGGCTACTCCTACAGCGGACCCAAAACGCCTTTTGTCCTGGTGGTGGCGGGAATGGCGTGGATCGTCACGAtagtgctgctggtgctgggcatGTCGATGTACTACCGGACGATCCTCCTGGATTCCAACTGGTGGCCTCTGACTGAGTTTGGAATTAATGTGGCCTTGTTCATCCTGTACATGTCGGCTGCCATAGTGTATGTAAACGATACCAACCGAGGCGGGCTCTGCTATTACCAGTTCTTCAAGACGCCGATAAATTCATCTTTTTGCCGTGTGGAGGGAGGTCAGACAGCAGCAATCATCTTCTTGTTTGTCACAATGATCATCTATCTAATTGGTGCTATGGTGTCTCTGAAGCTGTGGAGGCATGAGGAAGCCAGGAAGCACAGGCAGTTGATGGAACAGGAGGTAAGTCGTTAGTTTCATTTGGTATCTGCTGGGTATGGTGTGGCCAGAAGCGAAAGACAGAGTTATATCCGGTGTCTTATAAAGCCATAGCATTGTTTTGGTTGAAAGACGCACTTAAGGTCATCAAGTTCAACCgcaacccaactctggcactaaaccatgtccctaagagcctcatttatacatcttttaaacccctccagggatggtgactgcaccACTTCCCAGGGCTGCCTGTCCCACTACTCTGCAGCAGGTCCACAGCCTGTTAGGGACAACTTTCACCAGTCTTAACAATATTTGAGATTGCCAAACGAAAGGCGTTTTTAAGTATGTCTGATCTAAAttcttggactttttttttttttaattcacttcgGTGAGGAGCTGGCTCTGTTCTCATTGTAATTCTTAGCTCTCTTCCTGCGCCAGCTGATGAACTACTTCCTGGTGTGTGTTTTccaaacaaaggaagaaatgaacAAGGCACCTGTTCAGTGGGATTAGGTTTAAAGCCACCTAGCATTTATATGAAGACTGCACTTTCAGCACATTAACTGCTACTGTGCTGACCATAAGAACATGAAATACTTATTGTTACTATGCGAGCAAAACTGCAAGCTGCTTCTTTAGGTCTTCCAAGCTTTCTTTACAATAGTTATCAGAAAATAATAGTAACAACAGAGTTGGTGTCTCGGATTTCAGTCAACGTCATCTTTTTCACATTAAGTATTTTGCATTGCTGCTGGCTTTGCCCTTACTGAAAGCATTTAATGCTCACCTGGTCAATGGCTAGTAACTACTCTAACTAGTAGAGACTTATCACTCTCAACTAAAGAATTCAAAGTCGTTTGTGTTAAACCTCCTTCATGtgaaaacaccaccaaaaaaaactttaaaaagttaataaCACTTAATATAGCACAAAAAATAGTGTATGTGAAGCCTACATAAGCCTAACTTACAGAGGGGTCAACATGTAAGTGATTTTAGTAGGAGAGAGCACATTTAAACCTGCCATTTCCTCGGCTCTGTGACTGCAGTCTGATTTGCAGAATTTTCATGTAACGGTGGTTTCCATTCCACCACCTTGCATAAAACCAAGATTCCGCTTTGGAAAACCACATTGCAGCTCTTTGATACAAGTATTTTAACCAACTTTTAATATGTCCTGCAAGAATTAGGTGATTGCTGGAGTTGTCCAGAAGGTGTTCAATCACTTTTCCCTGTTACTATCCATGGTCTTTTATTGCAGTTACTTAATATTCCTGAAAGGAATGTGTTTGTAGGAGAGGTTAGGCTCTGGAGAGTGCCGTACAAAACAGCTTCTGGTTGAGCAACTGATCGGTGTGCTGTTGTGTTCTCTAGGCAGTGAACTGGGC
The Columba livia isolate bColLiv1 breed racing homer chromosome Z, bColLiv1.pat.W.v2, whole genome shotgun sequence genome window above contains:
- the MARVELD2 gene encoding MARVEL domain-containing protein 2 isoform X2, with product MSRSAGSEGGQPGRSLPPRGAGPGSPLPRDAEPGAAAPLPPPPLPLQPPFGPDACPGQGSPGPSGPAELKPVRRFIPDSWKNFFKGRRNHGSSWDSTASDIRYISDGVECSPPASPAPLQPKPRSVPGSYKDPYGGSGGSYNSRKEAEAMLSGDPFSSLEHRAATGQTYSERVEAYNQRYAYMKSWAGLLRLLGVAELLLGAAVFACVTAYVHKDNEWYNMFGYSQPYGYGPSSTYGGYSYSGPKTPFVLVVAGMAWIVTIVLLVLGMSMYYRTILLDSNWWPLTEFGINVALFILYMSAAIVYVNDTNRGGLCYYQFFKTPINSSFCRVEGGQTAAIIFLFVTMIIYLIGAMVSLKLWRHEEARKHRQLMEQEMKTQSSFPEKKYESDDRAREEVTYTQLKSVGRKPELLNGHIPAGHIPKPIVMPDYLAKYPAIQTNEMRDRYKAVFNDQFAEYKELSVEVHAVLKKFDELDTLMRQLPHHPESVYEQERISKVLQEYRKKKNDPAFLEKKERCEYLKNKLSHIKQRIQDYDKVMNWNVET
- the MARVELD2 gene encoding MARVEL domain-containing protein 2 isoform X1 → MSRSAGSEGGQPGRSLPPRGAGPGSPLPRDAEPGAAAPLPPPPLPLQPPFGPDACPGQGSPGPSGPAELKPVRRFIPDSWKNFFKGRRNHGSSWDSTASDIRYISDGVECSPPASPAPLQPKPRSVPGSYKDPYGGSGGSYNSRKEAEAMLSGDPFSSLEHRAATGQTYSERVEAYNQRYAYMKSWAGLLRLLGVAELLLGAAVFACVTAYVHKDNEWYNMFGYSQPYGYGPSSTYGGYSYSGPKTPFVLVVAGMAWIVTIVLLVLGMSMYYRTILLDSNWWPLTEFGINVALFILYMSAAIVYVNDTNRGGLCYYQFFKTPINSSFCRVEGGQTAAIIFLFVTMIIYLIGAMVSLKLWRHEEARKHRQLMEQEYESDDRAREEVTYTQLKSVGRKPELLNGHIPAGHIPKPIVMPDYLAKYPAIQTNEMRDRYKAVFNDQFAEYKELSVEVHAVLKKFDELDTLMRQLPHHPESVYEQERISKVLQEYRKKKNDPAFLEKKERCEYLKNKLSHIKQRIQDYDKVMNWNVET